A single window of Melospiza georgiana isolate bMelGeo1 chromosome 6, bMelGeo1.pri, whole genome shotgun sequence DNA harbors:
- the BDNF gene encoding brain-derived neurotrophic factor isoform X1, with protein MFHQVRRVMTILFFTMVISYFTCMKAAPMKEASLRGQGSLAYPGLRTHGTLESINGPSAGSRALTSLADTFEHVIEELLDEEQDIQPGEGNKDADLYTSRVMLSSQVPLEPPLLFLLEEYKNYLDAANMSMRVRRHSDPARRGELSVCDSTSEWVTAAEKKTAVDMSGATVTVLEKVPVPKGQLKQYFYETKCNPKGYTKEGCRGIDKRHWNSQCRTTQSYVRALTMDNKKRVGWRFIRIDTSCVCTLTIKRGR; from the coding sequence TTCCACCAAGTGAGAAGAGTGATGACCATCCTTTTCTTTACTATGGTTATCTCATACTTCACTTGCATGAAAGCTGCCCCAATGAAAGAAGCCAGTCTAAGAGGACAAGGCAGCTTGGCTTACCCAGGCCTCCGGACCCACGGGACTCTGGAGAGCATAAACGGGCCCAGTGCCGGTTCCAGGGCGCTGACATCGTTGGCAGACACCTTTGAGCACGTCATAGAGGAGCTCCTGGACGAGGAGCAGGACATCCAGCCCGGCGAGGGAAACAAGGATGCAGACTTGTACACATCCCGAGTGATGCTGAGCAGCCAAGTGCCTTTGGAACCGccactgctgttcctgctggagGAGTACAAAAACTACCTGGATGCCGCCAACATGTCGATGCGCGTGCGGCGCCACTCAGACCCCGCGCGCCGCGGGGAGCTGAGCGTCTGCGACAGCACCAGCGAGTGGGTGACGGCCGCCGAGAAAAAGACTGCGGTGGACATGTCGGGGGCCACTGTCACCGTGCTGGAGAAAGTGCCCGTGCCCAAAGGCCAGCTGAAGCAATACTTCTACGAGACCAAATGCAACCCCAAGGGGTACACAAaggagggctgcaggggcatAGACAAGAGGCACTGGAACTCGCAGTGCCGAACTACGCAGTCTTACGTGAGAGCTCTCACCATGGATAACAAAAAGAGAGTTGGCTGGCGCTTCATAAGGATAGACACTTCCTGTGTATGTACATTGACCATTAAAAGGGGAAGATAG
- the BDNF gene encoding brain-derived neurotrophic factor isoform X3, whose amino-acid sequence MTILFFTMVISYFTCMKAAPMKEASLRGQGSLAYPGLRTHGTLESINGPSAGSRALTSLADTFEHVIEELLDEEQDIQPGEGNKDADLYTSRVMLSSQVPLEPPLLFLLEEYKNYLDAANMSMRVRRHSDPARRGELSVCDSTSEWVTAAEKKTAVDMSGATVTVLEKVPVPKGQLKQYFYETKCNPKGYTKEGCRGIDKRHWNSQCRTTQSYVRALTMDNKKRVGWRFIRIDTSCVCTLTIKRGR is encoded by the coding sequence ATGACCATCCTTTTCTTTACTATGGTTATCTCATACTTCACTTGCATGAAAGCTGCCCCAATGAAAGAAGCCAGTCTAAGAGGACAAGGCAGCTTGGCTTACCCAGGCCTCCGGACCCACGGGACTCTGGAGAGCATAAACGGGCCCAGTGCCGGTTCCAGGGCGCTGACATCGTTGGCAGACACCTTTGAGCACGTCATAGAGGAGCTCCTGGACGAGGAGCAGGACATCCAGCCCGGCGAGGGAAACAAGGATGCAGACTTGTACACATCCCGAGTGATGCTGAGCAGCCAAGTGCCTTTGGAACCGccactgctgttcctgctggagGAGTACAAAAACTACCTGGATGCCGCCAACATGTCGATGCGCGTGCGGCGCCACTCAGACCCCGCGCGCCGCGGGGAGCTGAGCGTCTGCGACAGCACCAGCGAGTGGGTGACGGCCGCCGAGAAAAAGACTGCGGTGGACATGTCGGGGGCCACTGTCACCGTGCTGGAGAAAGTGCCCGTGCCCAAAGGCCAGCTGAAGCAATACTTCTACGAGACCAAATGCAACCCCAAGGGGTACACAAaggagggctgcaggggcatAGACAAGAGGCACTGGAACTCGCAGTGCCGAACTACGCAGTCTTACGTGAGAGCTCTCACCATGGATAACAAAAAGAGAGTTGGCTGGCGCTTCATAAGGATAGACACTTCCTGTGTATGTACATTGACCATTAAAAGGGGAAGATAG